The segment CACGGACGGGCGGAAATACCCGTGGGGCAGCGATTGGGACAGCTCGAAACTCTGGTGCAGCAAGTCCCGGTTTGGCGACGCGGGCGGCACGACGGCCGTTGGCCATTACGGCGTGAGCCCCTACGGCTGCAGCGACATGGCCGGCAACGTGTTTGACTGGTGCCGGGACTGGTACCACGAAGCTTTCTGGAGCGGTCGTGCCGGCGAGCAGCCGGACCCCGTGGACCTTGCGCCGGGGCAGGAGCGGGTTATTCGCGGCGGCACGTGGAAGATGAACGATCCGGTGGGCTTCCGCGCGTCGTACCGGTACATCAGCGCCCCGGCGCTCAGCTTCGACTACATCGGTTTTCGTTGTGCTTTGCGCGCCGGCTCGCCCTTGGATACGGGCGTGCGCCTCTCGGTAGTCACCGAGCCGCCTGGGGCTGCCATCTCGTTGGATGACGTGCATGCCGGCGTGACTCCGGCAGAGATTCCCGTGGACCTCGCGGTGCAGGCAACGCGGCAGGCGCAGGTGGCCATAACGCTTCCCGGATTCCAGCGCGTGCTATACCGTGTCACGCTGGAGCGCGGCCACTCCACGATCATTCCGCCGGTTGCGCTGCGCCGAGAGACCGGCGCGCAGCCCGGGTCGCCGGCGGCCGGCGGCGGTTCGCCATCCGTCGAGGTCCACGGCCTGGCGAAAGGCGCGGTCCGGTCCAACCCGAAAGACGGCGCGGAGATGGTCTGGATACCGCCGGGGCCCTTCCAGATGGGTGACAGCGATATTGCTGACAACTCGCCGCATTCGGTGACGCTCAGCGGTTTCTGGATGTACAAAAACGACGTGACGGTGCAGGAGTACCGCGGCTTCTGCCGGGCAACCGGTCGGCAGATGCCGCCCGCACCGTCCTTCGACCCGAACTGGAGCCAGGGCGATCACCCGATCGTCAACCTGACGTGGGACGACGCCGCAGCTTACGCGATGTGGGCAGGCTGCGAACTGCCGACGGAGGCGCAGTGGGAGAAGGCCGTGCGCGGCACAGATGGGCGGAGATACCCCTGGGGCAACGATTGGGACATCTCGAAACTCTGGTGCAGCAAGTTCCAGGGTGGCGACGCGGGCGGCACGACCGCCGTGGGGGACTACGGCGTGAGCCCCTACGGCTGCAGCGACATGGCCGGCAACGTATTGGACTGGTGCCGGGACTGGTACCACGAAGCCTTCTGGAGCGGTCGCGCCGGCAAGGAGCCGGACCCCGTGGACCTTGCGCCGGGGCAGTACCGGGTTCTGCGCGGCGGCTCGTGGGACCTCAACGAACGAGTGAGCTTCCGCGCCTCGGTCCGGAACGGCAATTGCCCGGCGAACGGAAACAACTGCACTGGCTTCCGTTGTGCTTTGCGCGCGGGCTCGCCTTTGGATACGAGCGTGCGCCTCTCGGCAGTCACCGAGCCGCCCGGGGCTGCCGTCTCGTTGGATCGCGTGCCCACCGGAGTGACGCCGGCAGAGATTCCCGTGGACCTCGGGCGGCAGGCAACTCGGCAGGCGCAGGTGGCCATCAATCTTACCGGATTCCAGCCCGTTCTCTACCCTGTGACGCTGGAGCGCGGCCACTCTACGATCATTCCGCCGGTTATGCTGCGCGATGAGGCCCGGGCGCGACCCGGGTCGCCGACGGGCGGCGGCGGTGGGCCGCCAGTCGAGGGCAGTGGCCTGGCGGCGGGCAAGGTCCGGACCAACCCGAAAGACGGCGCGGAGATGGTCTGGATACCGGCTGGGCCCTTCCAGATGGGTGACAGCGGCCAGCGTGACAACCCGCCGCATACGGTGACGCTCAGCGGTTTCTGGATGTACAGAAACGATGTGACGGTGACGGAGTACCGCACCTTCTGCGATGCTGCGGGCCGGCGGATGCCGCCCGCGCCGTACTTCGACCCGACCTGGAGCCAGGGCGATCACCCGATCGTGAACGTGACGTGGGACGACGCCGCAGCTTATGCCAGGTGGGCAGGCTGCGAACTGCCGACGGAGGCGCAGTGGGAGAAGGCCGCTCGCGGCACGGACGGGCGGAAATACCCGTGGGGCAGCGATTTTGACAGCTCGAAACTCTGGTGTTCCAGGCGCGGCACGACCGCCGTGGGCCACTACGGCATGAGCCCGTACGGCTGCAGCGACATGGCCGGCAACGTGGCTGACTGGTGCCGGGACTGGTACCACCAAGCTTTCTGGAGCGGTCGCGCCGGCGAGCAGCCGGACCCCGTGGACCTTGCGCCGGGGTGGGGCCGGGTTGTGCGCGGCGGCTCGTGGGGCAGCGGCGCACCATTGTACTTCCGCGCGGCGCACCGGAACGGCAACGGCCCGGCGTACAGCAACGCCAGCATCGGCTTCCGTTGTGCTTTGCGCGCGGGCTCGCCTTGACTCTGCACTTTGACTCCTTTCCGTTTTACCGGTGCCGGAGGGCGGTTCATCAGCATCGCGATTTGCCGAGAAACGGCCGACGAGGAGCGCAACATGGAATGGCTATCTGCGAGCAGAGTAAGATCGATGAGCGCCGGAGCGCCACCCCGCCGGCGAGGCGCTCGCGTGCGCGTGTCGCTGCGTAGATGGGCCGCACGACGGTGCGTAGGGCCGGCCGCAACGGCTGCGGCGCTCTGCTGCGCCGCAGGGTCCTGGACCGTGGTCGGCGGTACTGCGCGGCCGCAGAAGCGGCCGGGCACGCGGGTGACCTATGCCGTGCGTGGCACTGCGGATGCAGGCGGCAGCCCGGCGCCGGTCGTACTGCGCACGAAGCAGCGGCGCAACCCGAAAGACGGCGCGGAGATGGTCTGGATACCGCCAGGCTCCTTCCAGATGGGTGACAGCGACCAGTCTGACAACCCGCCGCATCGGGTGACGCTGAGCGGGTACTGGATGTACAGGAACGACGTGA is part of the Armatimonadota bacterium genome and harbors:
- a CDS encoding SUMF1/EgtB/PvdO family nonheme iron enzyme produces the protein MKQMDTSVRVSVVTEPPGAAVSLDGVPAGVTPAEIPVELGLHATWQAQVAVTLFGFQPVLYRVTLARGHSTIIPPDVLHEETGAQPGLPAGRAGGPPVEDSGLAAGAVRTNPKDGAEMVWIPPGPFQMGDSDQYGNQPHTVTLSGFWMYRNNVTVTEYRTFCDAAGRRMPPAPQFDPTWSQGDHPIVNVTWDDAAAYAKWAGCELPTEAQGEKAARGTDGRKYPWGSDWDSSKLWCSKSRFGDAGGTTAVGHYGVSPYGCSDMAGNVFDWCRDWYHEAFWSGRAGEQPDPVDLAPGQERVIRGGTWKMNDPVGFRASYRYISAPALSFDYIGFRCALRAGSPLDTGVRLSVVTEPPGAAISLDDVHAGVTPAEIPVDLAVQATRQAQVAITLPGFQRVLYRVTLERGHSTIIPPVALRRETGAQPGSPAAGGGSPSVEVHGLAKGAVRSNPKDGAEMVWIPPGPFQMGDSDIADNSPHSVTLSGFWMYKNDVTVQEYRGFCRATGRQMPPAPSFDPNWSQGDHPIVNLTWDDAAAYAMWAGCELPTEAQWEKAVRGTDGRRYPWGNDWDISKLWCSKFQGGDAGGTTAVGDYGVSPYGCSDMAGNVLDWCRDWYHEAFWSGRAGKEPDPVDLAPGQYRVLRGGSWDLNERVSFRASVRNGNCPANGNNCTGFRCALRAGSPLDTSVRLSAVTEPPGAAVSLDRVPTGVTPAEIPVDLGRQATRQAQVAINLTGFQPVLYPVTLERGHSTIIPPVMLRDEARARPGSPTGGGGGPPVEGSGLAAGKVRTNPKDGAEMVWIPAGPFQMGDSGQRDNPPHTVTLSGFWMYRNDVTVTEYRTFCDAAGRRMPPAPYFDPTWSQGDHPIVNVTWDDAAAYARWAGCELPTEAQWEKAARGTDGRKYPWGSDFDSSKLWCSRRGTTAVGHYGMSPYGCSDMAGNVADWCRDWYHQAFWSGRAGEQPDPVDLAPGWGRVVRGGSWGSGAPLYFRAAHRNGNGPAYSNASIGFRCALRAGSP